In Ferrimicrobium acidiphilum DSM 19497, a single genomic region encodes these proteins:
- a CDS encoding class I SAM-dependent methyltransferase: MNADQAVRDELGSRWSRELREWAIPDDLLAVAPDSPWSFDPRAFSPFYDGPLNRTQEAIVDLLDRSPSRSVLDVGAGAGACVLPIGSFIQSLLAVDRDAAMLEMLALESESIPQLLVETRVGDFFALEPDLELYDVVTSQNVVYNVDDLFGFLGGLIAHAKVGVVLEMTLYHPHYGLNLLWRQFHQLERPTAPSAVEVIGALVMMGMTPKVALGAGVRRASDPATQVISTRRRLCLTPREDVAIQSALEQGLVLPNPTVTLVCEFADG, translated from the coding sequence ATGAACGCAGATCAAGCGGTCAGGGATGAGCTCGGCAGTCGTTGGTCAAGAGAGTTGCGTGAGTGGGCGATACCCGATGATCTCCTCGCTGTGGCACCGGACTCTCCGTGGTCATTCGATCCGAGAGCGTTCAGCCCTTTCTACGATGGACCCTTGAATCGCACGCAGGAGGCGATCGTTGACTTGCTAGATCGTTCGCCCTCCCGGAGTGTTCTCGATGTGGGTGCAGGTGCAGGAGCCTGCGTACTCCCAATCGGCTCTTTCATCCAGTCTCTACTCGCAGTCGACCGCGATGCGGCGATGCTAGAGATGCTTGCGCTTGAGAGCGAGTCAATTCCTCAGCTGCTTGTCGAGACGAGAGTGGGGGATTTTTTTGCGCTCGAGCCCGACTTAGAGCTCTATGACGTGGTGACCTCCCAGAACGTCGTCTATAACGTTGATGATCTTTTTGGATTTCTAGGCGGGTTGATTGCCCATGCCAAGGTGGGCGTGGTCCTAGAGATGACCCTCTACCATCCCCATTATGGACTCAATCTTCTTTGGAGGCAGTTTCATCAACTCGAGCGACCCACGGCCCCAAGCGCGGTCGAGGTTATAGGGGCGCTTGTCATGATGGGGATGACCCCGAAGGTGGCTCTTGGTGCTGGAGTGCGTCGAGCCTCAGACCCGGCAACTCAGGTGATCTCGACTCGAAGACGTCTCTGTCTAACTCCGCGTGAGGACGTTGCAATCCAGTCTGCACTTGAGCAGGGCCTCGTGCTGCCGAACCCAACGGTAACTCTTGTCTGTGAGTTCGCTGATGGCTAA
- a CDS encoding PH domain-containing protein — protein sequence MTQHEPPITSGLGQLSLRTQRMVGAMVDPGERVVAVIHPHWWLVLGPVSTFAAACIIAIVLTTFNLALLSLAGLVILALAAINLIFRGLQWYFEMLVVTDRRVRFSRGVLLRRTSEIPLRHVNDITTEQGIIGRILHFGRLHIDSGNALGDELVTFVPNPVRLRQLLASLGDADHPELPTSDANNTGADSLSRLERLSILRAGGFLSDLEFEQAKASLLRDLDGEQRGSK from the coding sequence ATGACCCAGCACGAGCCGCCGATCACATCAGGCCTAGGTCAACTCTCTTTGCGCACGCAACGTATGGTGGGCGCCATGGTTGACCCAGGTGAGAGGGTGGTAGCGGTTATCCATCCGCATTGGTGGCTGGTGCTCGGACCTGTATCTACCTTTGCGGCAGCATGCATCATCGCTATTGTATTGACAACCTTCAATCTCGCCTTGTTGAGTCTCGCTGGGCTTGTAATCTTGGCACTGGCGGCGATCAACCTGATATTCAGGGGGTTGCAGTGGTATTTCGAGATGTTGGTGGTTACCGACCGAAGGGTCCGGTTTTCGCGAGGTGTGCTACTGCGTCGGACGAGTGAGATCCCATTGCGCCACGTCAATGACATCACCACCGAGCAGGGAATCATCGGCAGGATCCTCCATTTTGGTCGCCTTCATATCGACTCTGGAAATGCGCTTGGCGACGAACTCGTCACGTTCGTGCCGAACCCGGTACGCCTCCGGCAGCTGCTCGCAAGCCTTGGCGACGCAGATCACCCGGAGCTGCCCACCTCCGACGCTAACAATACCGGCGCAGATTCGCTGAGTCGACTTGAGCGACTCTCGATTTTACGCGCAGGTGGCTTCTTGAGCGACTTAGAGTTCGAACAGGCCAAAGCGTCACTACTGCGCGATCTCGATGGTGAACAGCGAGGGAGTAAATGA
- a CDS encoding D-alanine--D-alanine ligase family protein has translation MDMMTAVLFGGPSPEHDISILTGLQAAHALLRTERSVVGIYWSKTGEFYRVPPTLEAPAFAHGVPAEAEPLMLIVGGRSGFGSLSSGLRPKLEMLAISVVVNCCHGGPGEDGSIQATMDLAGLRYTGPSAATAAIGMDKLSFAALAAAAGVPVLPRVAGDGAIPFEGPYIVKPRFGGSSIGIEVVRDQATLRDRIRSSVHLRSGAVVEPFRDDLYDLQIAIRSYPELTLSAIERPTRTAGAAAILTYSDKYQPGTGMASAPRELPALLKPETEEQLRQIAERTATLIQARGVTRIDFLANDAGELFLNEANTIPGSLSHYLFLEPKQTLAEQLASDIREAMERPTYAPVTQGADGSVLQSAATIAQKLA, from the coding sequence ATGGATATGATGACTGCGGTCCTCTTTGGGGGCCCCTCGCCGGAGCACGATATCTCGATCCTGACTGGGCTGCAGGCGGCGCATGCGCTCTTGCGCACCGAGAGGTCAGTCGTTGGAATTTACTGGTCTAAGACTGGTGAGTTCTATCGCGTGCCCCCGACCCTGGAGGCTCCGGCATTTGCACATGGAGTCCCTGCCGAGGCTGAACCGCTTATGTTGATCGTGGGAGGTCGGTCAGGATTTGGGAGCCTATCTTCGGGTCTTCGGCCAAAGTTGGAGATGTTGGCTATCTCTGTAGTCGTCAACTGTTGTCATGGTGGCCCCGGCGAAGATGGATCCATACAGGCCACGATGGACCTCGCCGGACTGCGTTACACTGGCCCATCCGCTGCGACGGCTGCGATTGGCATGGATAAGCTTAGCTTTGCGGCGCTCGCGGCGGCTGCGGGAGTGCCCGTTCTTCCTCGGGTGGCTGGCGACGGCGCGATCCCCTTTGAGGGTCCCTATATCGTGAAGCCGCGCTTTGGTGGCTCGTCGATTGGTATTGAGGTGGTGCGCGATCAGGCTACGCTTCGGGATCGAATCCGTAGCAGTGTCCATCTTCGCTCAGGCGCAGTAGTGGAACCGTTTCGTGACGATCTCTATGATCTTCAGATTGCTATCCGGAGCTATCCGGAGCTCACACTCTCCGCGATCGAACGACCAACCCGTACAGCGGGGGCAGCGGCTATCTTGACCTACTCAGACAAGTATCAACCAGGCACCGGGATGGCCTCGGCGCCACGCGAACTACCTGCTCTGCTGAAACCGGAGACGGAGGAGCAGCTTCGCCAGATCGCGGAGAGAACGGCCACTCTAATTCAGGCTCGCGGCGTGACGAGAATCGATTTCCTCGCCAATGATGCCGGCGAACTGTTTCTGAATGAGGCAAATACCATTCCTGGTTCGCTCTCGCATTACCTCTTCCTTGAACCTAAGCAGACTTTAGCCGAGCAGCTGGCTAGCGATATTCGTGAGGCGATGGAGCGACCAACGTACGCTCCCGTCACCCAAGGCGCTGATGGAAGCGTGCTGCAGTCGGCTGCGACGATCGCTCAGAAGCTCGCGTAG
- the tnpB gene encoding IS607 family element RNA-guided endonuclease TnpB, with product MIAVMRTKVQAQKVSDLTGGKVLLDDGKPTRKVALAGDFEQYRDALESVSVLFGLCDDTGEKAPTGWTVTGASFELEWPKDPKSASLIRSHFGARRVAYNWALAKVKSDMEAKKRDASYPSTPWTLEALRKQWNQEKDEVAPWWGDNSKEAYASGIADLVQALSNWSSSKHGSRKGKKVGFPKFKSKRKDQNRVRFTTGAMRFEDDHRTIVLPTIGALRSKENTRRIQRHLAKNNARLLNCTLSERWGRLFVSCQMAVRTQIVSPSGQSPKAGKAGVDLGLRSLATVADSNGSITIFPNPAPLRATLTERRRVGRTLSRRIPGSHGHRRAKAKLVKLDRKAVYIRRESIHQLTRYLVDNYSEVKIEDLNLAAMKRSMGRRAFRRSVSDAGLGAFRPTLTYKAERVGVKVVVVNRFFPSSQIHHNCGGRLTGAKLAKRLTCDTCHVEVDRDENASLNIRDWSVISCGLVESSALFVPRPFGTGGSSDDGMTHHLERACKTGSNTGRAWRGKNDSWTSEHEVRDENLVKGASK from the coding sequence ATGATTGCAGTGATGCGCACAAAAGTACAGGCTCAGAAAGTATCCGATCTCACCGGAGGCAAAGTTCTTCTCGATGACGGTAAACCGACCAGGAAAGTCGCGCTAGCTGGAGATTTTGAGCAATATCGAGATGCTCTAGAGTCGGTCAGTGTACTCTTCGGGTTATGCGACGATACCGGAGAGAAGGCTCCGACTGGATGGACGGTTACAGGAGCTTCATTTGAGCTAGAGTGGCCAAAAGATCCGAAGTCGGCTTCTCTCATCCGATCTCACTTCGGAGCTAGAAGAGTCGCCTACAACTGGGCGCTAGCCAAAGTAAAGTCAGACATGGAGGCTAAGAAGAGAGACGCGAGTTACCCATCTACGCCGTGGACTCTTGAGGCTCTTCGTAAACAGTGGAACCAAGAGAAGGACGAGGTCGCGCCCTGGTGGGGTGATAACTCCAAAGAGGCGTATGCCTCTGGTATAGCCGACTTAGTGCAGGCGCTATCTAACTGGTCTAGCTCAAAACACGGAAGTCGCAAGGGCAAGAAGGTCGGGTTCCCGAAGTTCAAGTCCAAGAGGAAAGACCAGAACAGAGTACGGTTTACAACTGGCGCTATGCGCTTTGAAGATGATCATCGAACAATCGTGTTGCCGACCATAGGCGCTCTACGCTCCAAAGAGAACACGCGCAGAATACAGCGTCACTTAGCCAAGAACAACGCTCGACTGCTCAACTGCACTTTATCGGAGAGATGGGGGAGGTTGTTCGTCTCTTGCCAAATGGCCGTAAGAACACAGATCGTGTCTCCATCGGGACAGTCACCCAAAGCCGGCAAGGCTGGCGTCGATCTAGGACTACGGTCACTAGCTACCGTGGCTGACAGTAACGGCAGCATAACAATTTTCCCCAACCCAGCACCACTACGTGCTACACTCACAGAGCGCCGCAGGGTTGGGCGCACTCTTTCACGACGGATACCTGGATCACACGGTCACAGGCGAGCGAAAGCCAAGCTTGTCAAGTTAGACCGTAAAGCCGTATACATCCGTCGTGAAAGCATCCACCAGTTAACTCGTTATCTGGTGGATAACTACAGCGAAGTTAAGATTGAAGACCTTAACCTCGCTGCCATGAAACGGAGCATGGGAAGACGGGCATTCCGCCGTTCGGTATCCGATGCCGGACTCGGAGCCTTTCGACCAACGCTTACCTACAAGGCAGAACGTGTGGGAGTGAAGGTAGTCGTTGTAAATCGCTTCTTCCCGTCATCACAGATCCACCACAACTGCGGAGGCAGACTAACGGGTGCAAAGCTCGCTAAAAGGCTGACCTGTGATACCTGCCACGTTGAGGTAGATCGCGATGAGAATGCTTCATTGAATATCCGTGACTGGTCGGTTATCAGTTGTGGGCTAGTTGAGTCCAGCGCCCTGTTCGTTCCCAGGCCATTTGGTACAGGCGGCAGTTCAGATGATGGGATGACTCATCACCTGGAGAGAGCATGTAAGACCGGTAGCAATACTGGCCGTGCTTGGCGAGGCAAGAACGACTCTTGGACGAGTGAGCATGAAGTCCGAGACGAGAACCTTGTAAAAGGTGCATCTAAGTGA
- a CDS encoding IS607 family transposase — translation MNLREWALSQGIHPQTAYRWYRAGTLPVPARKVGQLILVRDLESQLSVPKSAVIYARVSSTDQKPDLDRQVARVLTSATEHGYSIDCVVTEVGSAFGGHRRKFLSLLKDPKVSTILVEHRDRFCRFGVEYIEAALEAQSRKLVVVDPAEVDDDLVRDVTELLTSLCARLYGRRLAVNKAQRAIDAVCS, via the coding sequence ATGAACCTGCGTGAGTGGGCACTCTCCCAAGGTATACATCCCCAAACGGCATATAGGTGGTATCGTGCCGGTACTTTGCCTGTACCTGCCCGCAAAGTTGGCCAACTCATATTGGTTCGAGACTTAGAGTCACAGCTGTCCGTGCCTAAGTCTGCCGTGATATATGCGCGAGTGTCTTCTACAGATCAAAAGCCAGACCTAGACCGCCAGGTTGCCAGAGTCCTTACTTCGGCTACAGAGCATGGATACTCAATAGACTGTGTGGTAACAGAAGTCGGCTCAGCTTTTGGCGGGCATAGGCGTAAGTTCTTGTCTCTACTGAAAGATCCAAAAGTAAGCACAATTTTGGTTGAGCACCGAGACCGTTTCTGCCGGTTTGGAGTTGAATACATAGAAGCCGCACTTGAGGCTCAATCAAGGAAACTCGTCGTTGTAGACCCTGCTGAGGTAGATGACGACTTAGTACGAGATGTCACAGAACTGCTCACGTCACTATGCGCTCGTCTCTATGGTCGTCGTTTAGCTGTTAACAAAGCTCAGCGTGCTATTGATGCGGTGTGCTCATGA